From Pararhodobacter zhoushanensis, the proteins below share one genomic window:
- a CDS encoding enoyl-CoA hydratase/isomerase family protein — MFDKKNVRVELQGMVALVTLDRPPVNALDRATRYELVEVFDAISQSDDVRCAVLTGSGKMFCAGADLKDRPDADKPGDFLEHNRITRETGNAIRECAKPVIAAVNGPALGAGLGLMASCDIFYASDNAVFGMPEINVGLAGGASMLHSLFGRSTTRRMFFSGVRLTADELLARSVIEKVTTPEALLPTAMELAQEIAGKAPLAIAYAKQAANMVENMPQRDAYRLEQNYTMALSKTEDAKEARMAFLEKRDPVFKGR; from the coding sequence GTGTTTGACAAGAAGAATGTGCGCGTTGAGCTGCAGGGCATGGTGGCGCTTGTGACGCTCGACCGGCCGCCGGTGAACGCACTGGACCGGGCGACTCGCTATGAACTGGTCGAGGTCTTCGACGCGATTTCCCAAAGCGATGACGTGCGTTGCGCAGTCCTGACCGGCAGTGGCAAGATGTTCTGCGCCGGGGCCGATCTCAAGGATCGCCCGGACGCCGACAAGCCCGGCGACTTTCTCGAGCACAACCGAATCACCCGCGAAACGGGCAATGCCATCCGCGAATGCGCCAAGCCGGTGATCGCTGCCGTCAACGGCCCTGCACTGGGCGCGGGTTTGGGGCTGATGGCCTCGTGCGATATTTTCTATGCCTCGGACAACGCAGTGTTCGGCATGCCCGAGATCAACGTCGGCCTCGCCGGGGGCGCGTCGATGCTGCATTCGCTGTTCGGACGTTCCACCACCCGCCGGATGTTCTTTTCCGGCGTGCGGCTGACCGCTGACGAGTTGCTTGCGCGCTCGGTGATCGAAAAGGTCACCACGCCCGAGGCGCTTTTGCCCACCGCGATGGAATTGGCGCAGGAAATTGCCGGGAAGGCCCCACTGGCCATCGCCTATGCCAAGCAGGCGGCCAACATGGTCGAGAACATGCCTCAGCGCGATGCCTACCGGCTTGAGCAGAACTACACGATGGCACTGTCAAAGACCGAGGACGCCAAGGAAGCCCGCATGGCCTTTCTTGAAAAGCGCGATCCGGTGTTCAAGGGGCGCTGA
- a CDS encoding acetate--CoA ligase family protein codes for MDLTSPAKGLNALFSPRSIAIVGASSEPTKTGGRPMHMLLKYGYAGAIWPINPKADVVQGLPAFASVDDLPGVPDLVLVAVPGVGAVAALEAAAAKGAGAAIVLSAGFAESGPEGAARQERLTALARETGMRILGPNCLGALSVRERAIGTFSVALENEMPKVGGVSIVSQSGNIGSAALRQLKDSGAGLARFVATGNEADLQAADALEWLATDEETSVILCCIETCRDAPRLTRALDRARAAGKPVIVLKIGTSEAGQKAAQSHTGGLAGSDRVFDAVFLRHGAVRVRSLEELVQVGAAVEAIGVRHVGTTPSAAMIAASGGFGIMMADAAAQHGVGVNPLTAATQARIRAALPLAATANPVDATAQMSASPDILETLVDAALADEANSTVCLMLALGMEIPRLRTVFTQALSRVTARHPGKTLVACLSGPSDAIAELRSFGIACFPTIDAAMGGIAALAKVEAIRAAGATALPLIPAAPLPAGSTRNEASAKAVLTDAGLTFAQEITVTSASEATDAATRIGGPVAMKVLSPDIQHKSDIGGVELGIDPSGAAAAYTRIRDAVARHAPDAAFDGVLVAPMVKGGTEMILGTVTDPIFGPAVMVGLGGVFAEIFKDTALRLAPVTEAEAAEMLRELRAYPLLDGARGRAPADKAALCAAIAALSRFAVRHAQDVAEIDINPVLVRDDGQGVLALDALIIPHQTAQQEAAQ; via the coding sequence ATGGACCTGACATCGCCCGCAAAGGGCCTGAACGCGCTGTTCTCGCCGCGCTCCATCGCCATTGTCGGCGCATCCTCCGAGCCGACCAAGACCGGCGGCCGTCCGATGCACATGCTGCTCAAATACGGCTATGCCGGGGCGATCTGGCCGATCAATCCCAAAGCTGACGTCGTACAGGGCCTGCCTGCCTTTGCGTCGGTCGATGATCTGCCCGGCGTGCCCGACCTTGTGCTGGTCGCAGTGCCCGGCGTGGGCGCTGTCGCCGCGCTTGAGGCTGCTGCCGCCAAAGGGGCAGGGGCCGCTATCGTGTTGAGCGCCGGGTTTGCGGAAAGCGGCCCCGAGGGTGCAGCGCGGCAAGAGCGGTTGACGGCGCTGGCGCGGGAAACCGGGATGCGCATTCTGGGCCCTAACTGTCTGGGCGCGCTCAGCGTGCGCGAGCGGGCGATTGGCACCTTTTCGGTCGCGCTGGAAAACGAGATGCCCAAGGTGGGCGGCGTCTCCATCGTCTCGCAAAGCGGCAACATCGGCAGCGCGGCGCTGCGCCAGCTCAAGGACAGCGGCGCGGGCCTTGCGCGGTTCGTCGCGACGGGGAACGAGGCCGATCTGCAGGCCGCCGATGCCCTTGAATGGCTGGCGACCGACGAGGAAACCAGCGTCATCCTGTGCTGCATCGAAACCTGCCGCGATGCTCCGCGCCTGACGCGGGCGCTCGACCGCGCGCGGGCGGCGGGCAAGCCGGTCATCGTGCTCAAGATCGGCACCTCGGAAGCTGGTCAGAAAGCCGCGCAGTCGCATACCGGCGGGCTTGCGGGCAGCGACCGGGTGTTTGACGCGGTGTTCCTGCGTCACGGCGCGGTGCGGGTGCGCTCGCTTGAGGAACTGGTGCAGGTCGGCGCTGCGGTCGAAGCCATTGGTGTGCGCCACGTCGGCACGACACCGTCGGCGGCGATGATCGCGGCCTCGGGCGGGTTCGGCATCATGATGGCCGACGCGGCGGCGCAGCACGGCGTGGGCGTGAACCCGCTGACCGCCGCGACGCAGGCGCGCATCCGGGCGGCGCTGCCCTTGGCGGCCACGGCGAACCCGGTCGATGCCACGGCGCAGATGTCGGCCAGCCCTGATATTCTGGAAACGCTGGTTGATGCCGCGCTGGCGGATGAGGCGAACAGCACGGTCTGTCTGATGCTGGCGCTGGGCATGGAAATTCCCCGCCTGCGCACGGTCTTCACCCAGGCGCTGTCGCGGGTCACCGCCCGCCATCCGGGCAAGACGCTGGTCGCCTGCCTGTCTGGTCCCAGCGACGCCATCGCCGAGCTGCGCAGCTTCGGCATCGCCTGTTTTCCGACCATTGACGCCGCGATGGGCGGGATTGCCGCGCTTGCCAAGGTCGAGGCGATCCGCGCTGCGGGGGCGACGGCTCTGCCGTTGATTCCTGCGGCACCTTTGCCCGCGGGTTCCACGCGCAACGAGGCATCGGCCAAGGCGGTGCTGACCGACGCGGGCCTGACCTTCGCGCAAGAGATCACCGTCACCTCGGCCAGCGAAGCGACGGATGCTGCCACCCGCATCGGCGGGCCGGTCGCGATGAAGGTGCTGTCGCCCGACATCCAGCACAAAAGCGATATCGGCGGGGTAGAGCTGGGCATTGACCCCTCAGGCGCTGCTGCCGCCTACACGCGCATCCGCGACGCCGTGGCGCGCCACGCGCCGGACGCCGCGTTCGACGGCGTGCTGGTCGCGCCGATGGTCAAAGGCGGGACCGAGATGATCCTTGGCACCGTGACCGATCCGATCTTTGGCCCGGCAGTCATGGTCGGACTGGGCGGGGTGTTTGCCGAGATTTTCAAGGACACCGCGCTGCGTCTGGCTCCCGTGACCGAAGCCGAGGCCGCCGAGATGCTGCGCGAGCTGCGCGCCTATCCGCTGCTGGATGGCGCGCGGGGCCGTGCCCCGGCTGACAAGGCCGCGCTGTGCGCCGCCATCGCCGCGCTGTCGCGCTTTGCCGTGCGTCATGCGCAGGACGTGGCCGAAATCGACATCAATCCCGTGCTGGTCCGGGATGACGGGCAGGGCGTGCTTGCGCTCGACGCGCTGATCATCCCGCACCAGACCGCCCAGCAAGAGGCCGCCCAATGA
- a CDS encoding acyl-CoA dehydrogenase family protein, with product MTPTAPADAFTPGAHAARARAWLHDNLTDALRTDRALSQPASLAERVAFEAEMHKAGLAGITWPKACGGHGLTLREHLEANREIGRAPVPNSVNSIGKELAGPIIMAVGTQAQQAEYLPEILRMQTIWCQGFSEPGAGSDLAALRTKAEATADGWRINGQKIWTSGASKSQRCLLLARTGSVQDRHRGLVMFAVPMDSPGVSVREIRSIDGARSFCEVFFSDVIVDEANMLGTPDEGWAAATRVLSIERATNRMYRPWRFQSELEHLVAACRSDSAAYAVLKSHARELAEIRTEIELLKGHVETLVDSLLAGEEIGPRGSFPKFFWSEAHQRFARLAFDIVSRFAPGVDGPLRDVQARMQEAYLSSRAETIYAGTTEIQLDIIANRILHLKKVA from the coding sequence ATGACACCCACAGCCCCTGCGGACGCTTTCACGCCCGGCGCGCATGCGGCCCGCGCCCGTGCCTGGCTGCACGACAATCTCACCGACGCGCTGCGCACCGACCGCGCCCTGAGCCAGCCTGCATCGCTGGCCGAGCGGGTCGCGTTCGAGGCCGAGATGCACAAGGCCGGGCTGGCCGGGATCACCTGGCCCAAGGCCTGTGGCGGTCACGGGCTGACCCTGCGCGAGCATCTGGAAGCGAACCGCGAGATCGGCCGCGCGCCGGTGCCCAATTCGGTCAATTCCATCGGCAAGGAACTGGCCGGGCCGATCATCATGGCCGTCGGCACGCAGGCGCAGCAAGCCGAGTATCTGCCCGAGATCCTGAGAATGCAGACCATCTGGTGTCAGGGCTTTTCCGAACCCGGCGCGGGCTCGGATCTGGCTGCGCTGCGCACCAAGGCTGAAGCCACCGCGGACGGCTGGCGGATCAATGGCCAGAAGATCTGGACCTCGGGGGCCTCCAAGTCGCAGCGCTGTCTGCTGCTGGCGCGCACCGGCAGCGTGCAGGACCGTCACCGCGGTCTGGTGATGTTCGCCGTGCCGATGGACAGCCCCGGCGTCAGCGTGCGCGAGATCCGCTCGATTGATGGCGCGCGCTCGTTCTGCGAGGTGTTCTTTTCCGATGTGATCGTCGATGAGGCGAACATGCTGGGCACGCCGGACGAAGGCTGGGCGGCGGCAACGCGCGTGTTGTCCATCGAGCGCGCCACGAACCGCATGTACCGGCCCTGGCGCTTTCAGAGCGAGCTTGAGCATCTTGTCGCTGCCTGTCGCAGCGATAGTGCCGCCTACGCGGTCCTGAAATCCCACGCGCGCGAGTTGGCCGAGATCCGCACCGAGATCGAGCTGCTCAAGGGCCATGTCGAAACGCTGGTCGACAGCCTGCTGGCCGGTGAGGAAATCGGCCCGCGCGGCAGTTTCCCCAAATTCTTCTGGTCCGAGGCGCATCAGCGCTTCGCCCGTCTGGCCTTTGACATCGTCTCGCGCTTTGCGCCGGGGGTCGATGGCCCGCTGCGCGACGTGCAGGCGCGGATGCAGGAGGCTTACCTGTCAAGCCGGGCCGAGACGATCTACGCCGGCACGACCGAGATCCAGCTCGACATCATTGCCAACCGCATCCTCCATCTCAAGAAGGTGGCCTGA
- a CDS encoding acyl-CoA dehydrogenase family protein gives MYDDLEPADFEATALMAVEACAKAGTTAERAQLLAEAGLLGVLAPEDCGGLGLSMRFGVPIASAAGKGLLAYPLIETMVLARALAGVAPDMATALCEGSVIASIAWAGFGDDGVVGRAPLAHEAAQVLVFLADGRAVLVATDDPVRVDAAPEFDLEVPEAVLRLSAPPQGIVLDAALVATLKAEAQILRTAMVLGSVSACLDLASDYAQDRVQFGKLLSANQALRHRMSRDAVVAETLRSGLARALTAPREGADMAREALWCWAAQAGPSVAESAIQVLGGMGFTWDVPLHRHLRRMRALAHQGAARARLDEIAQAVLGSTDNEWYGDIADAR, from the coding sequence ATGTATGATGACCTAGAACCCGCGGATTTCGAGGCAACGGCCCTCATGGCCGTCGAGGCCTGCGCCAAGGCGGGCACAACCGCTGAACGCGCCCAGCTGCTGGCCGAGGCCGGGCTACTGGGCGTTCTGGCACCCGAAGACTGCGGCGGGCTTGGCCTGTCGATGCGTTTTGGCGTGCCGATTGCCAGCGCTGCGGGCAAGGGCCTGCTGGCCTATCCGCTGATCGAAACGATGGTGCTGGCCCGCGCGCTGGCTGGTGTCGCGCCCGACATGGCGACGGCGCTGTGCGAGGGCAGCGTGATCGCCAGCATCGCCTGGGCGGGCTTCGGTGACGACGGCGTGGTCGGTCGTGCGCCGCTGGCGCATGAGGCGGCGCAGGTGCTGGTGTTCTTGGCGGATGGCCGCGCGGTGCTGGTCGCAACCGACGACCCGGTCCGCGTTGACGCAGCACCGGAATTCGACCTTGAGGTGCCCGAGGCGGTGCTGCGCCTGTCCGCACCGCCGCAGGGCATCGTATTGGACGCGGCCTTGGTAGCCACCTTGAAGGCCGAGGCGCAGATCCTGCGTACGGCCATGGTTCTGGGTTCGGTGTCGGCCTGCCTTGATCTGGCGTCGGACTATGCGCAGGACCGGGTACAGTTTGGCAAGCTTTTGTCGGCAAATCAGGCGCTTCGGCACCGGATGTCGCGTGACGCCGTGGTCGCCGAGACGCTGCGCAGCGGGCTGGCGCGGGCGCTGACCGCGCCGCGCGAAGGCGCCGACATGGCGCGCGAGGCGCTGTGGTGCTGGGCGGCGCAGGCCGGGCCGTCGGTCGCGGAAAGCGCCATTCAGGTGCTGGGCGGCATGGGGTTCACCTGGGATGTGCCGCTGCACCGGCACCTGCGCCGGATGCGCGCGCTGGCGCATCAGGGGGCCGCGCGCGCGCGGCTCGACGAGATCGCGCAGGCGGTGCTCGGGTCCACAGACAACGAATGGTATGGAGACATCGCCGATGCCCGCTGA
- a CDS encoding SDR family NAD(P)-dependent oxidoreductase, giving the protein MPAEQKSLLITGAGHGIGRATALLAASRGWTVGVNDLKDDFAAEVVAEIRAAGGQAFAVVQNVGTREGIGAAIDTVMQETGRLDGLVNNAAWVRYQAIPDIAPETVDRMLNVGFTGIIWAIQAAAAVMDAERGGAIVNVASAAGFRSAPNSLVYSAIKSGVMGMTRAAAVELGPKGIRVNAVAPSAIPTEGTAKHRNAERDAKRIAQTPLGRLGTVEDIARAIGYLLGEDSGFVTGQVLSTDGGIGIAIT; this is encoded by the coding sequence ATGCCCGCTGAACAAAAGTCCCTTCTCATCACCGGTGCCGGTCACGGCATCGGCCGCGCCACGGCGCTGTTGGCGGCGTCGCGCGGCTGGACCGTCGGCGTCAACGACCTGAAAGACGATTTCGCCGCCGAGGTCGTCGCGGAAATCCGGGCCGCCGGGGGACAGGCGTTTGCGGTGGTGCAGAACGTCGGCACCCGCGAGGGCATCGGTGCGGCCATTGACACCGTGATGCAGGAAACCGGGCGTCTGGACGGGCTGGTCAACAACGCTGCCTGGGTGCGGTATCAGGCGATCCCCGACATCGCCCCTGAAACCGTGGACCGGATGCTGAACGTTGGCTTCACCGGCATCATCTGGGCAATTCAGGCCGCAGCGGCGGTGATGGACGCCGAGCGCGGGGGGGCTATCGTCAACGTCGCCTCGGCGGCCGGGTTCCGCTCGGCCCCGAACTCGCTGGTCTACAGCGCGATCAAATCGGGTGTCATGGGCATGACCCGCGCCGCTGCCGTCGAACTTGGCCCCAAGGGGATCCGCGTCAACGCCGTCGCCCCGTCGGCCATTCCGACCGAAGGCACCGCCAAACACCGCAACGCCGAGCGCGACGCCAAGCGCATCGCGCAGACGCCGCTGGGCCGTCTGGGCACGGTCGAGGATATCGCCCGCGCCATCGGCTATCTGCTGGGCGAGGACAGCGGTTTCGTCACCGGGCAGGTGCTGTCGACCGACGGCGGCATCGGCATCGCGATCACCTGA
- a CDS encoding SDR family NAD(P)-dependent oxidoreductase — translation MTSPTKHRTVLVTGATGGIGWAICRRLAQDGYRVALADLDAEAAQEKARLLGDGHVGLGADLTDPVVAASLPARAAQALGRLDCVVNNAGMTDTSGRSLVELPQDAFERLIALNLTAVERLSAAAVGLLPRGGSIVNLASGASYRPLALRGPYSATKAGVAALTKAMAQDCAPLGISVNAVAPGYTRTPLVSQLEAEGRVDLAAVARAVPLGRIAEPEDIASAVAFCASAAGRALTGRVLVVDGGSSAGTPVAGTAPAAGQGLAGADLVAGPLAPLGGQVALRGPEGLSAQAALGSVIDARALAGLAPASDQLSAARQMAQACAAHHGRTAAFSLLFVAPVGTTPAEQATSAALGMLARTLALEVAPAGLRVNCVRWDGDDTADLASLCRFLSGTGAGIITGQSIRAGSRTAGGGQH, via the coding sequence ATGACATCCCCCACGAAGCACCGCACCGTCCTTGTCACCGGCGCAACCGGCGGCATCGGCTGGGCGATCTGTCGCCGGTTGGCACAGGACGGCTATCGCGTCGCGCTGGCCGATCTGGACGCTGAGGCGGCGCAGGAGAAGGCCCGGTTGTTGGGTGACGGACACGTTGGCCTTGGTGCGGATCTGACCGATCCCGTGGTTGCTGCCTCCTTGCCCGCGCGCGCAGCGCAGGCGCTGGGGCGTCTGGATTGTGTGGTCAACAACGCCGGGATGACCGACACCAGCGGGCGCAGTCTGGTGGAGCTGCCGCAAGACGCGTTCGAGCGGCTGATTGCGCTGAACCTGACGGCGGTCGAACGGCTTAGCGCGGCGGCGGTGGGTCTGTTGCCCAGGGGCGGCAGCATCGTGAACCTTGCCTCGGGTGCGTCGTACCGGCCGCTGGCGCTGCGCGGGCCCTATAGCGCGACCAAAGCGGGTGTTGCCGCGCTGACCAAGGCGATGGCGCAGGACTGCGCGCCCTTGGGGATCTCGGTGAACGCGGTCGCGCCGGGGTATACGCGCACGCCGCTGGTCTCACAGCTTGAGGCCGAGGGCCGGGTCGATCTGGCCGCCGTGGCGCGGGCCGTCCCGCTGGGCCGGATCGCCGAGCCCGAGGATATCGCCAGCGCGGTGGCGTTTTGCGCCAGTGCCGCAGGGCGCGCGCTGACCGGGCGGGTGCTGGTGGTGGATGGCGGCAGCTCGGCTGGCACGCCGGTCGCGGGCACGGCGCCGGCGGCGGGGCAGGGGCTGGCCGGCGCCGATCTTGTCGCCGGACCTCTGGCACCGCTGGGTGGACAGGTCGCGCTGCGCGGACCCGAGGGGTTAAGCGCGCAGGCCGCGCTTGGCTCGGTCATCGACGCCCGGGCGCTGGCCGGGCTGGCCCCGGCATCGGACCAGTTGTCCGCCGCGCGCCAGATGGCGCAGGCCTGCGCGGCGCATCACGGGCGTACCGCCGCGTTCTCGCTGCTGTTCGTGGCCCCGGTGGGCACAACGCCAGCCGAACAGGCGACCAGCGCCGCGCTGGGCATGCTGGCCCGAACGCTGGCGCTGGAAGTTGCGCCTGCCGGGCTGCGCGTCAATTGCGTTCGCTGGGACGGCGACGACACCGCTGACCTTGCGTCCCTGTGCCGTTTCCTGTCGGGAACTGGCGCCGGGATTATTACCGGCCAGTCCATCCGGGCTGGCAGCAGGACCGCAGGTGGCGGTCAACACTGA
- a CDS encoding tripartite tricarboxylate transporter TctB family protein yields MHYLKDRAEDLIAAFVTGGIGLFIVIESMSYRLGTLRSMGPGYFPAIIGGTMLVLAVIMLLTAQRSERLFSLERGQMRGVLFLTAAFGAFALTIESLGLLVSVTSAVFLAALANPNTKWPVALILGVSTAVCCTLIFRVGLGLQMRAY; encoded by the coding sequence ATGCACTATCTTAAGGACCGGGCGGAGGATCTGATCGCCGCGTTCGTAACCGGCGGCATCGGGCTGTTCATTGTCATCGAGTCGATGAGCTATCGCCTCGGCACCTTGCGCAGCATGGGGCCGGGGTATTTTCCCGCCATTATCGGCGGCACCATGCTGGTGCTGGCGGTGATCATGCTGCTGACGGCGCAACGCAGCGAAAGGCTGTTCTCGCTTGAGCGGGGGCAGATGCGCGGCGTGCTGTTTCTGACCGCCGCCTTCGGCGCTTTTGCGCTGACCATCGAGTCGCTGGGCCTGCTGGTGTCGGTTACCTCGGCGGTGTTTCTGGCGGCACTGGCCAACCCGAACACCAAATGGCCGGTGGCGCTGATCCTTGGTGTCAGCACGGCGGTGTGCTGCACCCTGATCTTCCGCGTCGGGCTT